In Bradyrhizobium guangxiense, the following are encoded in one genomic region:
- a CDS encoding carbohydrate ABC transporter permease: MSDTAATLTQDRQKLEMAALSAPAVLFTVAMIAFPVVYTIWLGFQTFTSTGKQSFAGLANYSKLISDVEFWHGLWITIALFVLSLALQLVFGVWLALVLFHARRLAGIVRSLFISPFMMPPVVAGMMWLGILDPSLGAANYVLQSFGLPPSDWLASPTWVIPTVALIDSWQWTPYVALIVLGGLQSLPPSVYEAAQIDGASAFKTFQRITLPLLLPTIVTAAILRSVDLLRFFDIIYITTQGGPGNASNTLNIYGFRVGFEFFNIGYASALMLTLTAIVFGAVLAFNRLRGAVAW; the protein is encoded by the coding sequence ATGTCGGACACGGCTGCGACACTCACGCAGGACCGGCAGAAGCTGGAGATGGCGGCGCTTTCGGCGCCGGCCGTGCTGTTCACGGTCGCGATGATCGCGTTTCCGGTCGTCTATACGATCTGGCTCGGCTTCCAGACGTTCACCTCGACCGGCAAGCAGTCGTTCGCAGGCCTCGCCAATTATTCCAAGCTGATCTCCGACGTCGAGTTCTGGCACGGGCTGTGGATCACCATCGCGCTGTTCGTGCTGTCGCTCGCGCTCCAGCTCGTGTTCGGCGTCTGGCTCGCGCTGGTGCTGTTCCATGCCAGGCGTCTGGCGGGCATCGTGCGCTCGCTGTTCATCTCGCCCTTCATGATGCCGCCTGTCGTGGCCGGGATGATGTGGCTGGGGATCCTCGACCCCTCGCTGGGCGCAGCCAACTACGTCCTGCAATCGTTCGGCCTGCCGCCGTCGGACTGGCTGGCCTCGCCGACATGGGTGATTCCGACCGTGGCGCTGATCGACAGCTGGCAGTGGACGCCCTACGTCGCATTGATCGTGCTGGGCGGCCTGCAGTCGCTGCCGCCGAGCGTCTACGAGGCCGCGCAGATCGACGGCGCCTCGGCGTTCAAGACCTTCCAGCGCATCACCTTGCCCTTGCTGCTGCCGACCATCGTCACCGCGGCGATTCTGCGCAGCGTCGATCTCCTGCGCTTCTTCGACATCATCTACATCACCACCCAGGGCGGCCCGGGCAATGCCTCGAACACGCTCAACATCTACGGCTTCCGGGTCGGTTTCGAGTTCTTCAATATCGGCTATGCCAGCGCCCTGATGCTGACGCTGACGGCGATCGTGTTCGGCGCCGTGCTCGCCTTCAATCGCCTGCGCGGCGCGGTGGCGTGGTGA
- a CDS encoding SDR family NAD(P)-dependent oxidoreductase, producing the protein MTLNFSLVPGFHAVVIGGAGDIGAAISNQFCDLGATVTATGANEADLARTLLKPRGGLTLATLDVTDDAAVTSFAGRHKRVDALVNCAGILARDKEFEIETFMKVLDVNLTGTFRTCMAFRPMLAQQKGSIVNIASMNATLALPRIPAYCASKGGVVMLTKALALKWAEDGIRVNAVAPGYIETAINAAGRTDRAHYQRIADRTAFKRWGQPEDIAGAVAFLCMPASQYATGTVVAVDGGFLAG; encoded by the coding sequence ATGACTTTGAATTTTTCTCTCGTCCCCGGATTCCACGCCGTCGTGATTGGCGGCGCCGGCGACATTGGCGCGGCGATCAGCAACCAGTTTTGCGATCTCGGCGCAACCGTCACGGCCACCGGCGCCAACGAGGCTGATCTCGCCCGCACGCTGCTCAAGCCGCGCGGCGGCCTGACGCTGGCGACGTTGGACGTCACCGATGATGCGGCCGTCACCTCCTTTGCCGGAAGACACAAGCGCGTCGACGCACTGGTCAATTGCGCCGGGATCCTGGCGCGCGACAAGGAATTCGAGATCGAAACCTTCATGAAGGTGCTCGACGTCAACCTCACCGGCACGTTCCGGACCTGCATGGCGTTCCGGCCGATGCTGGCGCAGCAGAAGGGATCGATCGTGAACATCGCCTCGATGAACGCGACATTGGCGCTGCCGCGGATCCCCGCCTATTGCGCCAGCAAGGGCGGCGTCGTGATGCTGACCAAGGCGCTGGCCTTGAAATGGGCCGAGGACGGCATTCGCGTCAATGCGGTTGCGCCCGGCTATATCGAAACCGCGATCAACGCCGCCGGCCGCACGGATCGCGCCCACTATCAGCGCATCGCCGACCGCACCGCGTTCAAGCGCTGGGGACAGCCGGAGGACATTGCCGGCGCGGTGGCATTCCTATGCATGCCGGCTTCGCAGTATGCGACCGGCACCGTCGTTGCCGTGGATGGCGGCTTTTTAGCAGGTTAG
- a CDS encoding zinc-dependent alcohol dehydrogenase family protein has protein sequence MSISPRPNSIMQAAVFHGNDRISIERVAIPEIGAGEVLVRVSRTALCGSDFKLWHKGAEFTAGHEIFGVVEQPGHRLHSRRCAVYIPLHCDRCAACKRGDTQMCLEVSSLIGWNRPGGYAEYVPVPENCLLPVPDDIEDSLAPLLLDTIGTSGHAVRFVSRVVPPREAGPVLVMGAGPVGLGVVLALRALGYDDVHVADPNAARLKIAQSFGAKAHPVGDTSRRFALIMECSGAHLARNLGIELVLPRGALVLVGENAAPWTIEEGKVFRRKDFYMIRTFYFPVSDFEPNVELLRKYKDEYRVLVDGEFGLSALPENFARFAKGELIKPVLALD, from the coding sequence ATGAGCATATCCCCCCGTCCGAATTCAATCATGCAGGCCGCCGTCTTCCACGGCAACGACCGCATCAGCATCGAGCGCGTGGCGATTCCCGAGATCGGCGCCGGCGAGGTGCTGGTGCGCGTATCGCGCACCGCTCTGTGCGGCTCGGACTTCAAGCTCTGGCACAAGGGCGCCGAGTTTACCGCCGGCCACGAAATCTTCGGTGTCGTCGAGCAGCCCGGTCACAGGCTGCACAGCCGCCGCTGCGCTGTCTACATCCCCCTGCATTGCGACCGTTGCGCGGCATGCAAGCGCGGCGACACCCAGATGTGCCTGGAAGTCTCCAGCTTGATCGGCTGGAACAGGCCGGGCGGTTATGCCGAATATGTGCCGGTGCCGGAAAACTGCCTGCTACCGGTGCCCGATGATATCGAGGACAGTCTCGCGCCGCTGCTGCTCGACACCATCGGCACCTCGGGTCACGCCGTGCGCTTCGTCAGTCGCGTCGTGCCGCCACGCGAAGCCGGCCCGGTGCTCGTGATGGGGGCGGGGCCCGTCGGTCTCGGCGTCGTGCTGGCGCTCCGTGCGCTCGGCTACGACGATGTCCATGTCGCCGATCCCAATGCGGCGCGGCTCAAGATCGCGCAATCCTTCGGCGCGAAGGCCCACCCCGTCGGCGATACCTCCAGGCGCTTCGCGCTGATCATGGAATGCTCCGGCGCCCATCTGGCGCGTAATCTCGGCATCGAGCTCGTGCTGCCGCGCGGCGCCCTGGTGCTGGTCGGCGAGAATGCCGCGCCCTGGACCATCGAGGAAGGCAAGGTCTTCCGCCGCAAGGATTTCTACATGATCCGGACGTTCTACTTCCCGGTCTCGGATTTCGAGCCGAATGTCGAGCTGCTGCGCAAGTACAAGGACGAATACCGCGTCCTCGTCGACGGCGAGTTCGGCCTGTCGGCTCTGCCTGAGAATTTCGCCCGCTTCGCCAAGGGCGAGTTGATCAAGCCCGTGCTGGCGCTGGACTGA
- a CDS encoding MFS transporter gives MVEVKEDLVTAYDQARLDARYWISIALSVSTSMFDYFDYFVVGFLVAVLAPQWQLSFGQTSLILLAAGVGAILGSLAWGALADRFGRKALLVAGVTLCALSAGSVSFIADGAWITFAVLRFFVGFGVGAAASVAVPLIVEYTPTRHRTVITSATVIPVSLGILAASLSAATLLQHIGWRGLAALGFLPLVPALLIALIMPESVRWLVSRGRDADARRIVARALRVAPDALPPPAVERAVRPHGAGFSELLAEPRRFWLTVIVWFGASTANYGVFLWGPTIVALLTGVSPVEAAHLFVIVSLTGMVGRAIFSVLPQWIGRRRCGAIMGYGIAVSLGTAGVFFDRTLFGYPAFVVLLIPAALFFEGGFSNIAPYSAEIFPVRLSARGVGLAQAANGVGKIAGPLCLALIAGTSNLITPKATIDAVTPAFLFLAACGLAIGLAFTLFGIETHGRPLALDAPQDSENAGTMVSLSGDPKGVATRPTPT, from the coding sequence ATGGTGGAAGTCAAGGAGGATCTGGTCACGGCCTATGACCAAGCGCGGCTCGATGCGCGCTATTGGATCAGCATCGCACTCAGCGTCTCTACCAGCATGTTCGACTATTTCGACTATTTCGTCGTCGGCTTCCTGGTCGCTGTTCTGGCGCCGCAATGGCAGCTGAGCTTCGGGCAGACCTCGCTGATCCTGCTCGCTGCAGGCGTCGGCGCCATTCTGGGATCGCTGGCATGGGGCGCGCTCGCAGATCGCTTCGGACGCAAGGCGCTGCTGGTGGCTGGCGTCACCTTGTGCGCGTTGAGTGCAGGCTCGGTCTCCTTCATTGCCGATGGCGCCTGGATCACCTTCGCCGTACTCCGCTTCTTCGTCGGTTTCGGCGTCGGTGCCGCTGCGTCCGTCGCGGTGCCTCTGATCGTCGAATATACGCCGACTCGCCATCGGACCGTGATCACCAGCGCCACCGTGATCCCGGTCTCGCTTGGCATCCTCGCTGCCTCGCTCTCGGCGGCGACGCTGCTGCAGCATATTGGCTGGCGGGGGCTTGCCGCATTGGGCTTCCTGCCGCTCGTGCCGGCGCTCCTGATCGCGTTGATCATGCCGGAATCGGTGCGCTGGCTGGTGTCGCGCGGTCGCGATGCTGATGCGCGCCGAATCGTGGCGCGGGCCCTGCGAGTAGCGCCCGATGCCTTGCCCCCGCCGGCGGTCGAACGCGCCGTCCGCCCGCACGGCGCGGGTTTCTCCGAGTTGCTCGCGGAGCCAAGGCGCTTCTGGCTGACGGTGATTGTCTGGTTCGGCGCCAGTACCGCCAACTACGGCGTGTTTCTGTGGGGACCGACGATCGTCGCATTGTTGACGGGAGTGTCGCCGGTCGAGGCCGCTCATTTGTTCGTGATCGTGTCGCTCACAGGCATGGTCGGACGGGCCATCTTCTCGGTGCTGCCGCAATGGATCGGACGGCGGCGTTGCGGCGCGATCATGGGCTACGGCATTGCGGTGTCGCTCGGCACTGCGGGTGTATTTTTCGACCGCACCCTGTTCGGCTATCCCGCCTTTGTCGTGCTGCTGATCCCGGCTGCCTTGTTCTTCGAGGGCGGCTTCTCCAACATCGCTCCCTACTCAGCCGAGATCTTCCCGGTTCGCCTGAGCGCGCGCGGCGTCGGCCTCGCGCAGGCGGCCAACGGCGTCGGCAAGATCGCAGGCCCGTTGTGTCTGGCACTTATCGCGGGCACCTCGAACCTGATCACGCCGAAAGCCACCATCGACGCGGTGACGCCCGCGTTCCTGTTTTTGGCCGCCTGCGGTCTTGCGATCGGGCTTGCCTTCACGCTGTTCGGCATCGAAACCCATGGCCGACCGCTGGCTTTGGATGCGCCACAAGATAGTGAGAACGCTGGAACCATGGTCAGCCTCAGCGGCGACCCGAAGGGCGTTGCGACACGGCCGACGCCAACTTAG
- a CDS encoding M24 family metallopeptidase — translation MQESVHTRTAVRAIPFDTDKLDRLMEQTGLELLLVTSKHNVQYMLDIERAIFFDYMDALGVSRYLPVVIYAKGAPDKAGYIAHRMETYQRELEQPWLKEVRISGNGSVDAIASAVEVIRKSGVSAKRIGVEMAFLPMDAGNALRDAFPDSEIKDALFVLERLRAVKTPAELAKLRTASDLVIASMLDVIAHHGPGTTKRQLFDALKVAEVKRGLTFEYCLLAAGTSHNRAPSEQRWEQGDVLSLDSGGNYHGYIGDLARMAVLGDPDQELKDMLAEIEAVQRAAFAVIKPGAMGGAIYTAAERALKETSQRDHTEFLAHGMGLVSHEAPRLTATGPVRYDAYDAERPLETGMVISVETTMKHPKRGFIKLEDTVAVNATGHEIFGEGGRGWNLGGTAVR, via the coding sequence ATGCAAGAGAGCGTTCACACCCGAACGGCCGTCCGTGCCATTCCCTTCGATACCGACAAGCTCGACCGGCTGATGGAGCAGACGGGGCTCGAGCTGCTGCTCGTCACTTCCAAGCACAATGTGCAATATATGCTCGATATCGAGCGTGCGATCTTCTTCGACTACATGGATGCGCTCGGCGTCAGTCGCTATCTGCCCGTGGTCATCTATGCCAAGGGCGCGCCGGACAAGGCCGGCTACATCGCCCATCGGATGGAGACCTATCAGCGCGAGCTGGAACAGCCATGGCTTAAAGAGGTGCGCATCTCCGGTAACGGCTCCGTCGATGCCATCGCAAGCGCGGTGGAGGTGATCCGCAAGAGTGGCGTTTCCGCCAAGCGCATCGGTGTTGAAATGGCCTTCCTGCCGATGGATGCCGGCAACGCGCTGCGTGACGCGTTTCCGGACAGTGAGATCAAGGACGCGCTGTTCGTGCTGGAGCGGCTGCGCGCGGTGAAGACGCCGGCGGAACTGGCAAAGCTGCGAACCGCTTCCGATCTGGTGATTGCCTCCATGCTCGACGTCATCGCCCACCACGGCCCTGGCACCACCAAGCGGCAGCTGTTCGATGCGCTGAAGGTGGCGGAGGTCAAGCGTGGCTTGACCTTCGAATATTGCCTGCTGGCGGCAGGCACGAGCCACAACCGGGCGCCGTCGGAGCAACGCTGGGAGCAGGGCGACGTGCTCTCTCTCGATTCTGGCGGCAATTATCACGGCTACATCGGTGATCTCGCCCGCATGGCCGTTCTAGGCGATCCCGATCAGGAACTGAAGGATATGCTTGCCGAGATCGAAGCCGTGCAGCGTGCTGCCTTTGCGGTGATCAAGCCCGGCGCGATGGGAGGGGCGATCTACACCGCCGCCGAACGCGCACTGAAGGAGACGAGCCAGCGCGACCACACCGAGTTCCTCGCCCATGGCATGGGCCTCGTCAGTCACGAGGCGCCCCGCCTGACCGCGACCGGCCCTGTTCGCTACGACGCCTATGATGCTGAGCGGCCGCTCGAGACTGGCATGGTGATTTCGGTGGAAACCACGATGAAGCATCCGAAGCGCGGCTTCATCAAGCTTGAGGACACGGTGGCTGTGAATGCAACCGGGCACGAGATCTTCGGCGAAGGCGGCCGGGGCTGGAATCTGGGTGGGACGGCGGTGCGGTAG
- a CDS encoding TetR/AcrR family transcriptional regulator, translating to MPLHRLPAAGPLVADRNGLLAAATGHVLARALTEVAEEEEPKAAIRAIALEVFDAIDAHPWVGAQLSREPWHPAVGEIFERIGGQLQPLGVPIDAQFDCASALTNYILGVAGQNAANARLLPGGMDRRAWLAALATRWIQDDPQSRPFLRRVAAQLCGHDDRQQFIAGIDFILAGACTKPNA from the coding sequence ATGCCATTACATCGTTTACCGGCAGCTGGCCCCCTTGTCGCGGATAGGAATGGCCTGCTTGCCGCTGCCACCGGGCATGTTCTCGCCCGCGCATTGACGGAAGTGGCCGAGGAAGAGGAGCCAAAGGCCGCGATCCGTGCCATCGCGCTTGAGGTATTTGACGCGATCGACGCTCACCCGTGGGTCGGCGCTCAGCTCTCCCGCGAACCGTGGCATCCCGCGGTCGGAGAGATCTTCGAACGAATCGGCGGACAGCTCCAGCCGCTCGGGGTACCCATCGATGCCCAATTCGACTGCGCCTCCGCACTGACGAATTACATCCTCGGCGTGGCCGGCCAGAATGCGGCCAACGCCCGGCTGCTTCCGGGCGGCATGGACCGGAGAGCGTGGCTGGCTGCCTTAGCGACGCGCTGGATTCAGGATGATCCGCAATCGCGTCCATTTCTTCGGCGAGTGGCGGCACAATTATGCGGGCATGATGATCGCCAACAGTTCATCGCCGGCATCGACTTCATCTTGGCAGGCGCCTGCACCAAGCCAAACGCTTAG
- a CDS encoding ABC transporter substrate-binding protein: MKARMLATHVALPVLVIAVSAQARAADFDWMKFKGKTVTFLANNNPVSQALLTYKADFEKLTGMTLKVDAYQEQQMRQRLVTVMNANSDEVDVFMTLPSREGEQFAAAGWYGDLTAMAKNEVAKGYDPAGLSQALLKAATFGGKLTSMPMNIEGPIFYYRTDIFKKCGLEAPKTIKDVETAAEKIKTCDSAVTPFVSRGLKPAVAYTFSNMLHNIGGTYIANGKSNLCSAKGKEALDTYSRLLRDFGPPGVVNYSFQQISALYRSGRAAMAFESSNELRTVMDGGARLKDTGLLPFPAGEAGQVPTTIGWGMAVSSHSKQPEAAWYFVQWATSPEVQKKMALQGIAPPRPSVAKDPEYRKWIDEEPVRKEWQAALDVLATKGSSEVGYPIVANPESREFIGQAVQDLILKQKPIEQACADADKALDALIAQK; this comes from the coding sequence ATGAAGGCCAGGATGCTCGCGACTCATGTCGCGCTGCCCGTTCTCGTCATTGCCGTCAGCGCGCAGGCGCGGGCTGCCGATTTCGACTGGATGAAGTTTAAAGGCAAGACCGTCACCTTCCTCGCCAACAACAATCCGGTCTCGCAGGCGCTGCTGACCTATAAGGCCGATTTCGAGAAGTTGACCGGCATGACCCTGAAGGTCGACGCCTATCAGGAGCAGCAGATGCGCCAGCGTCTGGTCACGGTCATGAATGCGAACAGCGACGAGGTCGACGTCTTCATGACGCTGCCCTCGCGCGAGGGCGAGCAGTTCGCCGCCGCCGGCTGGTACGGCGATCTCACCGCGATGGCCAAGAACGAGGTCGCCAAGGGCTACGATCCAGCCGGGCTGAGCCAGGCGCTGCTCAAGGCCGCGACCTTCGGCGGCAAGTTGACCAGCATGCCGATGAACATCGAGGGCCCGATCTTCTACTACCGCACCGACATCTTCAAGAAGTGCGGTCTCGAAGCGCCCAAGACCATCAAGGACGTCGAAACCGCCGCCGAGAAGATCAAGACCTGCGACAGCGCGGTGACGCCGTTCGTCTCGCGCGGCCTCAAGCCCGCGGTAGCCTATACGTTCAGCAACATGCTGCACAATATCGGCGGCACGTACATCGCCAATGGCAAGTCGAACCTCTGCTCGGCCAAGGGCAAGGAAGCGCTCGACACCTACAGCCGACTGCTGCGCGACTTTGGCCCGCCCGGCGTCGTCAACTACAGCTTCCAGCAAATCTCCGCACTTTACCGCAGCGGCCGCGCCGCGATGGCGTTTGAGTCCTCGAACGAACTGCGCACGGTGATGGACGGCGGCGCGCGCCTGAAGGATACCGGCCTGCTGCCGTTCCCGGCCGGCGAAGCCGGCCAGGTGCCGACGACGATCGGTTGGGGCATGGCGGTGTCCTCGCACAGCAAGCAGCCGGAGGCGGCCTGGTACTTCGTGCAATGGGCGACCAGCCCCGAAGTGCAGAAGAAGATGGCGCTCCAGGGCATCGCCCCGCCGCGCCCGTCGGTCGCCAAGGATCCTGAATATCGCAAGTGGATCGACGAGGAGCCGGTTCGCAAGGAATGGCAGGCCGCGCTCGACGTGCTCGCCACCAAGGGGTCCTCCGAGGTCGGCTATCCCATCGTCGCCAATCCGGAATCGCGTGAGTTCATTGGCCAGGCGGTGCAGGACCTCATCCTGAAGCAGAAGCCGATCGAGCAGGCCTGCGCCGATGCCGACAAGGCGCTCGATGCATTGATTGCCCAGAAGTAA
- a CDS encoding LacI family DNA-binding transcriptional regulator, which produces MRLTNAKSVNKSVKQGIRAVAARAGVSTASVSRALNNPDAVSPSLRARIEQAIDALGYIPHAPARILSSRRSRTLGAIVPTIDNTMFARGIASLQQYLSSVGYMLFLTTSGYDLDVELQQARNLISRGVDGLVLRGDCHHDGLRKLLADNAVPFINVGIYQPDRPYPCVGTDNEAAAHRAAAHVIELGHRRIGIVSALQRNNDRASARVAGFRRALAESGLELPPQWHVEVPYTLDDAREAARYLLNLKDRPTAVVCGNDVIAYGVLLEAERDGFSVPRDLSVVGFDDLDWSRHLRPSLTTIHVPTGETWQRAGEYLVRSLAGEQTIMHREIDFSLVVRESTAPPPKSLK; this is translated from the coding sequence ATGCGCCTGACCAACGCCAAGTCTGTGAACAAGTCCGTGAAACAGGGTATCCGCGCCGTGGCGGCCCGTGCCGGCGTTTCGACTGCCTCGGTCTCGCGCGCGCTCAACAATCCGGATGCGGTAAGCCCTTCGCTGCGTGCGCGCATCGAACAGGCTATCGATGCGCTCGGCTACATCCCGCACGCGCCGGCGCGCATTCTCTCGTCGCGGCGCTCGCGCACCCTCGGCGCGATCGTGCCGACCATCGACAACACGATGTTCGCGCGAGGCATCGCTTCGCTGCAGCAATATCTGTCGTCGGTCGGCTACATGCTGTTTCTCACCACGAGCGGCTACGATCTCGATGTCGAATTGCAGCAGGCGCGCAATCTGATCAGCCGCGGCGTCGACGGCTTGGTGCTGCGCGGCGATTGCCATCACGACGGCCTTCGAAAGCTGCTCGCCGACAACGCCGTGCCCTTCATCAATGTCGGCATCTACCAGCCTGACAGGCCCTACCCTTGCGTCGGCACCGACAACGAAGCCGCCGCCCATCGCGCCGCCGCGCATGTCATCGAGCTCGGCCATCGCCGCATCGGCATCGTCTCGGCGCTCCAGCGCAACAACGACCGCGCCAGCGCCCGCGTCGCCGGATTTCGCCGGGCGCTCGCCGAGAGCGGCCTCGAGCTACCTCCGCAATGGCATGTCGAGGTGCCATACACGCTCGACGACGCCCGCGAGGCAGCGCGCTATCTCCTGAACTTGAAAGACCGTCCGACAGCCGTGGTGTGCGGCAACGACGTCATCGCCTATGGCGTGCTGCTCGAGGCGGAACGCGACGGGTTCTCCGTGCCGCGCGACCTGTCAGTGGTCGGCTTCGACGACCTCGACTGGAGCCGGCATTTGCGGCCGAGCCTGACCACGATCCATGTTCCGACCGGAGAAACCTGGCAGCGCGCCGGCGAATATCTGGTGCGTAGCCTCGCCGGCGAGCAGACCATCATGCACCGCGAGATCGACTTCTCGCTCGTGGTCCGCGAATCGACGGCGCCACCGCCGAAATCCCTGAAGTGA
- a CDS encoding carbohydrate ABC transporter permease, whose amino-acid sequence MSDAANTDRWIRWLNTLQLALAGVLIMAPTVWMVLSSFKPSFEVTAYPPTLIFSPTLENYVELTRTTPFLSYALNSLIVTVGSTALGLLFGIPAAFAVSWTRITWPAILTLAARMAPGTLFLLPWYVMFRQIGMIGSYTALILSHAVITLPIVIWVLLPSFDAIPRSVFEAAQVDGCSVMRILWRIAMPLVASGIAVSAILAFVFSWNYFLFALVLSNGDTKTLIAAAFNFIGEGSTQWGALMAAATLIALPPLVLAALVQRWLVSGLTLGAVKG is encoded by the coding sequence ATGAGCGATGCCGCCAACACCGATCGCTGGATCCGCTGGCTCAACACGCTGCAGCTCGCGCTCGCCGGCGTGCTCATCATGGCGCCGACGGTGTGGATGGTGCTGTCGTCGTTCAAACCGTCCTTCGAGGTCACGGCCTATCCGCCCACGCTGATCTTCTCGCCGACGCTCGAGAATTACGTCGAGCTGACCAGGACCACGCCGTTCCTGAGCTACGCGCTCAACAGCCTCATCGTCACCGTCGGCTCGACCGCGCTCGGGCTGCTGTTCGGAATTCCTGCCGCCTTCGCCGTTTCCTGGACGCGGATCACGTGGCCGGCGATCCTGACGCTCGCCGCGCGCATGGCGCCGGGCACGCTGTTCCTGCTGCCGTGGTACGTCATGTTCCGGCAGATCGGCATGATCGGCTCCTACACCGCGCTGATCCTCAGCCACGCCGTGATCACGCTGCCGATCGTGATCTGGGTGCTGTTGCCGTCGTTCGACGCCATTCCGCGCAGCGTCTTCGAAGCCGCGCAGGTCGATGGGTGCAGCGTCATGCGCATCCTCTGGCGCATCGCGATGCCGCTGGTGGCGTCCGGGATCGCGGTCTCGGCGATCCTCGCCTTCGTGTTTTCGTGGAACTACTTCCTGTTTGCGCTGGTGCTCTCCAATGGCGACACCAAGACGCTGATCGCGGCGGCCTTCAACTTCATCGGCGAAGGCTCGACGCAATGGGGCGCCCTCATGGCCGCGGCGACGCTGATCGCATTGCCGCCGCTGGTGCTGGCGGCCCTGGTTCAGCGCTGGCTGGTGTCCGGACTGACGCTCGGCGCGGTGAAAGGCTGA
- a CDS encoding ABC transporter ATP-binding protein yields the protein MASISIRNLTKRYGNFTVIPDLNLEIADHEFVVFVGPSGCGKSTLLRIIAGLEPISSGDLYIGDKRVNGVQAAQRDIAMVFQDYALYPHMKVYNNMSFALELRGVPKAEIDARVKRAAALLHIEPYLDRKPKELSGGQRQRVAMGRAIVRNPKAFLFDEPLSNLDAKLRGQVRAEIKALSQELKTTMVFVTHDQIEAMTMADRIVVLQSGTIQQYDTPETVYERPANQFVAGFIGSPAMNFFPVEWRGEGAILSQGATAVPLDGGTASRLRQAGSAVLGVRPEHFAVAADAADGIAINTRLVEPLGSDTLIHFDLAGGSAIARVDPALRPKVGDRITLRPQPGKTHLFDAANGQVLR from the coding sequence ATGGCCTCGATCTCGATCCGCAATCTCACCAAGCGCTATGGCAATTTCACCGTGATCCCCGATCTCAATCTGGAGATCGCGGACCATGAATTCGTTGTCTTCGTCGGTCCGTCCGGCTGCGGCAAGTCGACCTTGCTGCGGATCATCGCCGGCCTCGAGCCGATCTCGTCGGGAGACCTCTACATAGGCGACAAGCGCGTCAACGGCGTGCAGGCCGCGCAGCGCGATATTGCGATGGTGTTCCAGGACTACGCGCTCTATCCGCACATGAAGGTCTACAACAATATGTCGTTTGCGCTGGAGTTGCGTGGAGTGCCGAAGGCGGAGATCGACGCCCGCGTGAAGCGCGCCGCGGCGCTGTTGCACATCGAGCCTTATCTCGACCGCAAGCCGAAGGAACTGTCCGGCGGCCAGCGCCAGCGTGTCGCCATGGGCCGTGCCATCGTGCGCAACCCTAAGGCTTTCCTGTTCGACGAGCCGCTGTCCAACCTCGACGCCAAGCTGCGCGGGCAGGTTCGCGCCGAGATCAAGGCGCTGTCGCAGGAGTTGAAGACCACCATGGTCTTCGTCACCCACGACCAGATCGAAGCCATGACCATGGCTGATCGCATCGTTGTGCTCCAGAGCGGAACGATCCAGCAATACGACACGCCGGAGACGGTTTACGAGCGGCCGGCCAACCAGTTCGTCGCCGGCTTCATCGGCTCGCCCGCGATGAATTTTTTCCCGGTCGAGTGGCGCGGGGAGGGAGCGATCCTCTCGCAAGGCGCGACGGCGGTGCCGCTGGATGGCGGGACCGCGAGCCGACTCCGCCAGGCCGGCAGCGCCGTGCTCGGCGTCCGCCCCGAGCATTTCGCCGTCGCCGCCGATGCGGCCGATGGCATCGCCATCAACACCAGGCTGGTCGAGCCGCTCGGCTCGGACACGCTGATTCATTTCGATCTCGCCGGCGGCTCCGCCATCGCGCGGGTCGATCCGGCCCTGCGGCCGAAGGTCGGCGATCGCATCACGCTACGCCCGCAGCCAGGCAAGACGCATCTGTTCGATGCCGCCAATGGACAGGTCCTGCGGTGA